One Homo sapiens chromosome 13, GRCh38.p14 Primary Assembly genomic window carries:
- the STOML3 gene encoding stomatin-like protein 3 isoform X1 translates to MDVLEGLILVLPCIDVFVKVDLRTVTCNIPPQEILTRDSVTTQVDGVVYYRIYSAVSAVANVNDVHQATFLLAQTTLRNVLGTQTLSQILAGREEIAHSIQTLLDDATELWGIRVARVEIKDVRIPVQLQRSMAAEAEATREARAKVLAAEGEMNASKSLKSASMVLAESPIALQLRYLQTLSTVATEKNSTIVFPLPMNILEGIGGVSYDNHKKLPNKA, encoded by the exons GTTTGATCCTGGTCCTGCCATGCATAGATGTGTTTGTCAAAGTTGACCTCCGAACAGTTACTTGCAACATTCCTCCACAAGAG ATCCTCACCAGAGACTCCGTAACTACTCAGGTAGATGGAGTTGTCTATTACAGAATCTATAGTGCTGTCTCAGCAGTGGCTAATGTCAACGATGTCCATCAAGCAACATTTCTGCTGGCTCAAACCACTCTGAGAAATGTCTTAGGGACACAGACCTTGTCCCAGATCTTAGCTGGACGAGAAGAGATCGCCCATAGCATCCAG ACTTTACTTGATGATGCCACCGAACTGTGGGGGATCCGGGTGGCCCGAGTGGAAATCAAAGATGTTCGGATTCCCGTGCAGTTGCAGAGATCCATGGCAGCCGAGGCTGAGGCCACCCGGGAAGCGAGAGCCAAG gtCCTTGCAGCTGAAGGAGAAATGAATGCTTCCAAATCCCTGAAGTCAGCCTCCATGGTGCTGGCTGAGTCTCCCATAGCTCTCCAGCTGCGCTACCTGCAGACCTTGAGCACGGTAGCCACCGAGAAGAATTCTACGATTGTGTTTCCTCTGCCCATGAATATACTAGAGGGCATTGGTGGCGTCAGCTATGATAACCACAAGAAGCTTCCAAATAAAGCCTGA